The genomic window CGCGCTGTGGGCCCTGCTGCGGGGGCACGACCTGAACCGGGCAAGGCTAATAGTCGCCGACGGCATCCTGAGTGCCCTGAATCTCAAACTCGTCGCGACCTTGTTAAAGACCGTGGAGCTCACGACATGGTCCCAGATCGGGCTGTTTGTCGCTGTCCTCGCGCTGCGGATTGCCCTGAAATGGGTCATCACCTGGGAGCGGCGTGGGTTTGAGGTGCAGCGTATCCGCTGAGCAGCCTTGAGGCGGCCCAGCGGGAAGACTTCAGGCGCTCAGGGAATCGAGGATCTTCTGGCACGCCGCCTCGCAGCGGCGGCACGCCTCGGCACACACCCCGCAGTGCGCCATGTTCATCTTCTCCGCGTGCCCCTGGCATTCCTGCCCACATGCCCGGCACGCCGCCAGACACGCCT from Deinococcus aerophilus includes these protein-coding regions:
- a CDS encoding DUF1622 domain-containing protein; translation: MFAALRLFVELLTNLVIAGAVLGALWALLRGHDLNRARLIVADGILSALNLKLVATLLKTVELTTWSQIGLFVAVLALRIALKWVITWERRGFEVQRIR